The proteins below come from a single Odontesthes bonariensis isolate fOdoBon6 chromosome 18, fOdoBon6.hap1, whole genome shotgun sequence genomic window:
- the chtopa gene encoding chromatin target of PRMT1a — MSAPSSQKVVLKSTTKVSLNERFTNMLKNKQPTAVSIRATMQQQHLASARNRRLAQQMENRPSVQAALNHKQSLKQRLGKGSIQARLGRPMGALMRGGAPGGRGGMRGMTRGGFRGGVRGGLIRGALSSLRGKRMSTGGPMRGRGSAGRMAMRRGSRQRGGAGRGGAMSRGGVRGGVARGRGGLRGRGGFPGRGGRGRGRGRGVGRPAVTREQLDNQLDAYMSKTKGHLDAELDAYMAQADPDGME, encoded by the exons ATGAGTGCTCCTTCCTCCCAAAAAGTTGTCCTGAAAAGCACCACCAAAGTGTCCCTGAATGAGCG CTTCACTAACATGCTGAAGAACAAGCAGCCCACTGCGGTAAGCATTCGAGCCACGATGCAACAGCAGCATTTGGCTAGTGCCCGCAATCGCCGGCTGGCCCAGCAGATGGAGAACCGGCCTTCAGTACAAGCTGCTCTGAATCACAAGCAG AGCCTGAAGCAGCGCCTGGGGAAAGGCAGCATCCAAGCCAGGCTGGGCCGGCCCATGGGCGCTCTAATGCGCGGCGGAGCTccaggaggcagaggagggatGCGGGGCATGACCAGGGGAGGCTTCAGAGGAGGAGTCAGAGGAGGATTAATTAGGGGAGCTTTGTCTTCTCTGAGGG GGAAGCGAATGTCCACAGGTGGCCCCATGCGAGGACGGGGCTCTGCTGGTCGAATGGCGATGCGTAGAGGAAGTCGCCAGCGTGGAGGTGCTGGAAGAGGTGGAGCTATGTCCCGAGGAGGAGTTCGAGGTGGAGTAGCCAGAG GTCGTGGAGGACTACGTGGAAGGGGTGGTTTCCCTGGGCGTGGTGGTCGTGGCCGTGGGCGGGGCAGAGGAGTTGGTCGGCCAGCTGTTACCCGTGAGCAGCTGGACAACCAGTTGGATGCCTATATGTCAAAGACAAAGGGACACTTGGATGCAGAACTGGATGCCTACATGGCCCAAGCAGACCCTGACGGCATGGAGTGA
- the snapin gene encoding SNARE-associated protein Snapin — translation MAAVTMVEASSGKDAVAEGLFDLLKPAIQQLDLHVHSVRESQVELREHIDNLATELCRINEHQKVALDLDPYVKKLLNARRRVVLVNNILQNAQERLRRLNHNVAKETARRKTMLEASGAFTSRSPSKP, via the exons ATGGCTGCTGTGACTATGGTCGAAGCTTCCTCGGGCAAAGATGCTGTTGCAGAGGGGCTGTTTGACCTTCTCAAACCAGCAATACAGCAGCTCGATTTGCATGTGCACTCAGTCAG AGAAAGCCAGGTGGAATTAAGGGAGCATATAGACAATCTGGCCACAG AGTTATGTCGGATAAATGAACATCAGAAGGTGGCGCTGGACCTGGACCCTTATGTAAAGAAGCTACTGAATGCAAGGCGCAGAGTTGTGCTGGTTAACAACATTCTGCAGAATGCTCAG GAACGTTTGAGGCGACTCAACCACAATGTGGCCAAGGAGACGGCGCGAAGGAAGACCATGCTGGAAGCATCAGGAGCATTCACATCCCGCTCCCCCAGTAAACCTTGA
- the pex11b gene encoding peroxisomal membrane protein 11B has protein sequence MDSWVRFNAQSQAKERVLRTAQYTCMVLGYTLNRSKMATELQRTVSDLETHMSLTRKLLRLGNSVEALEAAKRAIHLSDGVLRLCLTIAHLNRAMYFACDNVVWAGKAGLLLQLDQQKWSQRSFKYYLFALILNLTRDVYELSLLMDCETRYRRTKSPNSPGSSSILPADHLPSPSSPATQTTVAFPVMSSWLCRLRQVGTVLYANPPLLLDLLKNSCDIFIPLDRLGIYPTGPGFVGTCGLVSSVLSILAIVHPWLKLKP, from the exons ATGGACTCCTGGGTTCGGTTCAACGCCCAGAGTCAGGCCAAGGAGAGAGTTCTGAG GACGGCGCAGTACACCTGCATGGTGTTGGGCTACACTTTGAACAGGAGCAAAATGGCGACTGAACTCCAGAGAACAGTCAGTGACCTGGAAACTCACATGAGCCTGACAAGGAAAC TGCTCCGTCTGGGGAACTCTGTGGAGGCCCTGGAGGCTGCCAAGAGGGCGATCCACCTCTCTGATGGCGTGCTGAGGCTCTGTCTGACCATCGCTCACCTGAACAGAGCCATGTACTTTGCCTGTGACAATGTGGTGTGGGCAGGAAAAGCAGGGCTCCTCCTCCAACTGGATCAACAAAAATGGAGTCAGAGATCTTTCAA GTACTATCTATTTGCTCTCATCCTCAATCTGACTCGAGATGTGTATGAGCTCTCCCTCCTCATGGACTGTGAGACGCGTTACAGAAGAACCAAATCCCCGAACTCACCTGGTTCCAGCAGCATCCTCCCAGCTGACCACCTTCCCTCCCCCTCTTCACCCGCCACCCAAACCACTGTAGCATTTCCCGTCATGTCATCGTGGCTGTGCAGACTCCGTCAGGTGGGGACTGTCCTTTACGCCAACCCACCACTCCTGTTGGACCTGCTAAAGAACAGCTGCGATATTTTCATCCCCCTGGACAGGCTGGGGATTTACCCCACGGGGCCGGGCTTTGTTGGGACCTGTGGCCTCGTCTCTTCTGTCCTCTCCATCCTCGCTATTGTCCACCCTTGGCTCAAACTCAAACCATGA